GCCACCGCGAGGACATAGCCGATGCCGCGTTCCTCCAGAGCCGTACGGAGTCTTGGGTTGCCGCCGTAGACCTCGTCCCCGGTGACCCAGCCGACGTGGTGTCCGGCGTCCAGGAATCGTTCGATCATCGTGCGGGCCAGTTCCGGCTTGGTCGCGAAGACGGTGTCCTGGCCGAGTCCGGCTGCCCGGCAGCGGTCCGGGTCGCACGTCCAGGAGCGCGGGATGTACAGCTCCCGGTCGACCGCCGCGTGCCCGCGCGTCCCGGCGTAGACGAGGTAGACCGCGACCTGGGAGTTCTCGATCCGGCCGGCGGTGCCGGTGTACTGGCGCTGGACCCCGACCGTGTGGGTGCCCTTCTTCACGTCGCCGGTCTCGTCGACAACCAGGACCGCGGCCTCGTCATAGAGGTGCTCGACGACGTATTCGCGCACGTCGTCACGGATGCCGTCGGCATCCCAAACGGCTCGGCACAGCAGATGCTGCATGCCGTGCGGGCTGGCCTCCCCGGCCCACTCCGCGATCGTCCAGCAGTTCTTGCGCGGCAGGTCCGCCAGCAGGCCCAGCACCAACCGCCCGGCCCGCATCCGTGGTTCGACCCGGACGAACCGGCCCGCGATCCGGCCCATGGCCACCTCGAACGCATCCCGCCAACGGACGGGATCTATGCTGTGACCTGCGGCCACCGTCTCATCGTTACTCCACACAAGTCACGATGATCAACGGTGGCCGCACCCGTCTCCACACCGGCCCACCTTGGCTGAGGGCCCTGCTTAGCCCGTTTCACCGTAACGCTCAACAGCACAGGCCGATGGGCCTACGGTGCCGACAGGGCTGTGCGCTCGGCTTTCTCCAGCCAGTCGGTGTACCAGCGGGCGAACGTCACCGGCGTACCGTCGTCGTCGAGCAGCGGGGCGAGGTCGACGTCGTCCACCCGGCAATCGGACCAGATCGTGCCACGGTGGCTGCCGTTGATGATCAGCCATTCTCTCTGGGCGCAGCCCAGGTGGGAGATCACGATGGCGCCGGCGGTGCGCTCCGGGGCGAACATGATGGCCTCCCACCGCTCGTCCCAAGCCTCGATGGCGTCGTCGAAGTCCTCGATGTCGTCGAAGTCCTCTCCACCTGTGCCCCAATGCCCCAAACACCCTGCTGCCGGAAGGCCCTGCACCCGCCACCACGAGCCGCTGACGCACGCCCACCCACCACTGATCAGTCATGCGCAGACCGTACGTGCAGCCACCGACACCTGGGGCGCGGGCCCACTGCTACGGTCCCGACGGGCTCAAGACTGGCCCAACGCCCCAGACCCCTCAGCACAACACGCACATCGGCCAGCTG
This DNA window, taken from Streptomyces sp. SCSIO 30461, encodes the following:
- a CDS encoding IS701 family transposase, translated to MGRIAGRFVRVEPRMRAGRLVLGLLADLPRKNCWTIAEWAGEASPHGMQHLLCRAVWDADGIRDDVREYVVEHLYDEAAVLVVDETGDVKKGTHTVGVQRQYTGTAGRIENSQVAVYLVYAGTRGHAAVDRELYIPRSWTCDPDRCRAAGLGQDTVFATKPELARTMIERFLDAGHHVGWVTGDEVYGGNPRLRTALEERGIGYVLAVACSAEVPTGAGKFRADALAAKVPKRAWQKLSAGHGAKGQRFYDWAVIDLAEAAPGHHQLLIRRNRSTGELAYYRCHSTTPASLATLVKVAGSRWRVEETFQTEKGLAGLDEHQVRRYPSWARWVTLAMLAHAFLAVVRADEHAHRPTPDDLIPLSCNEICRLFIALVVRPVLDAAHRLAWSDWRRRHQARSRTSHYRRQAASQT